From the genome of Chroicocephalus ridibundus chromosome 1, bChrRid1.1, whole genome shotgun sequence, one region includes:
- the LOC134511244 gene encoding neuronal acetylcholine receptor subunit alpha-10-like, with protein MTLKRNQVLTSYLWVRQAWLDTHLAWDKDAYGGINSIRIPSSYVLRPDIIILYNDADDGFGGSVETNVVLRSDGHITWDSPAITKSSCMVDVSYLPFDGQRCRLTFGSWTYNGNQIDLRNRLHTGDLTDFVENLEWEALGMPAKKNVITYGCCSEPYPDVTYTLLLRRRASFYIFSLLLPCIMVSFLAPLGFYLPADSGEKVSLGVTVLLALTVFQLLVVESTQPSESVPFIGKYYIATMTMITASTALTIFIMNVHHCGPGPRPVPPWARWLILHHMARLCCVYEVGESCKSPRRVLGRQACREDTGGLGESPMEGEVGAEAGGCPRDCCLCHHDGLLRNMGYVASCCRHHQASQRWTGEWKKVAKVMDRFFMWVFFLMVFLMSVLG; from the exons aggaaccaggtcctcacctcctacctgtgggtccgtcaggcctggctggacacccacctcgcctgggacaaggacgcttacggcggcatcaacagcatccgcatccccagcagctacgtcttGCGGCCggacatcatcatcctctacaacga cgccgacgacggctttggcggctcggtggagaccaacgtggtgctgcgctccgacgggcacatcacgtgggactcgcccgccatcaccaagagctcctgcatggtggatgtctcctacttgcccttcgacgggcagcggtgccgcctcaccttcggctcctggacctacaacgggaaccagatcgacctccgcaACCGGCTGCACACCGGGGACCTGACGGACTTCGTGGAGAACTTGGAGTGGGAGGCGCTGGGCATGCCggct aaaaa GAACGTCATCACCTACGGCTGCTGCTCCGAGCCCTACCCTGACGTCACCTACACgctgctcctccgccgccgcgcctccttctac atcttcagcctgctcctgccctgcatcatGGTCTCCTTCCTGGCACCCCTTGGCTTCTACCTGCCGGCCGACTCCGGGGAGAAGGTCTCACTGggggtgacagtgctgctggccctcaccgtcttccagctgctggtggtggagagcaCGCAGCCCTCGGAGAGCGTCCCGTTCATCG ggaagtactacatcgccaccatgaccatgatcacggcctccaccgcgctgaccatcttcatcatgaacgtccaccactgcggcccggggccccggcccgtgcccccctgggccaggtggctcatcctccaccacatggcccggctctgctgtgtctacgaggtgggcgagagctgcaagagcccccggcgggtgctgggcaggcaggcgtgcagggaggacactggggggctgggggagagccccatggagggggaggtgggtgccgaggcagggggctgtccccgggactgctgcctgtgccaccacgatggcctgctgaggaacatggGCTACGTCGCCAGCTGCTgccggcatcaccaagcctcccagcgctggaccggcgagtggaagaaggtggccaaggtgatggaccgcttcttcatgtgggtcttcttcctcatggtcttcctcatgagtgtgctg GGTTGA